The following are encoded together in the Ovis canadensis isolate MfBH-ARS-UI-01 breed Bighorn chromosome 2, ARS-UI_OviCan_v2, whole genome shotgun sequence genome:
- the SESN2 gene encoding sestrin-2, with amino-acid sequence MIVADSECRAELKGYLPGAGEEQRESRVRRGPRGPSAFIPVEEVLQEGAESLEQHLGLEALMSSGRVDNLAVVMGLHPDYFTSFWRLHYLLLHTDGPLANSWRHYIAIMAAARHQCSYLVGSHMAEFLQTGGDPEWLLGLHRAPEKLRKLSEINKLLAHRPWLITKEHIQALLKTGEHSWSLAELIQALVLLTHCHSLASFVFGCGILPEGDPEGSPAPQAPSPPSEQSTPPSRDSLNHSGGFEAARDVEALMERMRQLQESLLRDEGASQEEMESRFELEKSESLLVTPSVDILEPSANPDMLCFVEDPTFGYEDFTRRGTQAPPTFRAQDYTWEDHGYSLIQRLYPEGGQLLDEKFQAAYSLTYNTIAMHSGVDTSMLRRAIWNYIHCVFGIRYDDYDYGEVNQLLERNLKVYIKTVACYPEKTTRRMYNHFWRHFRHSEKVHVNLLLLEARMQAALLYALRAITRYMT; translated from the exons GAGCAGAGAGAGAGCCGCGTCCGACGAGGCCCCCGAGGGCCCAGTGCCTTCATTCCAGTAGAGGAG GTCCTGCAGGAGGGAGCCGAGAGCCTCGAGCAGCACCTGGGGCTGGAGGCACTGATGTCCTCGGGGCGGGTGGACAACCTGGCCGTGGTGATGGGTCTGCACCCTGACTACTTTACCAGCTTCTGGCGCCTGCACTACCTGCTGCTGCACACGGATGGGCCCCTGGCCAATTCCTGGCGCCATTACATCGCCATCATG GCTGCTGCCCGCCACCAGTGTTCCTACCTGGTGGGCTCCCACATGGCCGAGTTCCTGCAGACTGGCGGTGACCCTGAGTGGCTGCTTGGCCTCCACCGCGCCCCTGAGAAACTGCGCAAGCTCAGCGAGATCAACAAGCTGCTGGCCCATCGGCCATGGCTCATCACCAAGGAGCACATCCAG GCCTTGCTGAAGACGGGCGAGCACAGCTGGTCCCTGGCCGAGCTCATCCAGGCCCTGGTCCTGCTCACACACTGCCACTCGCTGGCCTCCTTCGTGTTCGGCTGTGGCATCCTCCCTGAGGGGGACCCTGAGGGCAGCCCCGCTCCCCAGGCCCCTTCACCCCCCAGTGAGCAGAGCACACCCCCTAGCAGGGACTCGCTGAACCACTCCGGG GGCTTTGAGGCTGCCCGCGATGTGGAAGCTCTAATGGAACGCATGAGGCAGCTGCAGGAGAGCCTGCTGCGGGATGAGGGCGCCTCgcaggaggagatggagagcCGCTTTGAGCTGGAGAAGTCAGAGAGCCTACTGGTGACCCCCTCAG TGGACATCCTAGAACCCTCTGCAAACCCAGATATGCTGTGCTTCGTGGAAGACCCCACTTTTGGATATGAGGACTTTACCCGGCGAGGGACTCAGGCACCCCCCACCTTCCGTGCCCAG GATTATACCTGGGAAGACCATGGCTATTCACTGATCCAGCGGCTCTACCCTGAGGGTGGACAGCTGCTGGATGAGAAGTTCCAGGCAGCCTATAGTCTCACCTATAACACCATCGCCATGCACAGTGGAGTAGATACCTCCATGCTCCGCAGGGCCATCTGGAATTACATCCACTGCGTCTTTGGCATCAG ATATGATGACTATGACTACGGGGAGGTGAACCAGCTCCTGGAGCGGAACCTCAAGGTCTATATCAAGACAGTGGCCTGCTATCCGGAGAAGACCACCCGAAGAATGTACAACCACTTCTGGAGGCACTTCCGCCACTCAGAGAAG GTCCACGTGAACTTGCTACTGCTGGAGGCCCGCATGCAAGCCGCCCTGCTCTATGCCCTTCGCGCCATCACCCGTTACATGACCTGA